From a region of the Drosophila virilis strain 15010-1051.87 chromosome 3, Dvir_AGI_RSII-ME, whole genome shotgun sequence genome:
- the Dscam4 gene encoding cell adhesion molecule Dscam1 isoform X3, whose amino-acid sequence MDLHSLFKAVLILYIIRAETSYIVNGLDLQGPIFLHEPPHRVEFSNNSGGLIECSGHGSPPPEVEWTPIPPQQDMVFQLSNGSMMFYPFTAEKYRHEVHATVYRCKLRNLVGTVLSREVHVRGVVNQKYTVQVHDEYVMTGNTAVLKCQVPSYMSEFVMVTAWVQDTGMHLYPNTDIGGKYTVLSNGELYINNAGPNDAYKSYTCRTVNRLTGEIQISTYPGRIIVTEPKGMVQPRINVEKHSMRHVVLNGQTTLPCIAQGHPVPTYRWFKEENEQLLPLQLSERITIVSAGLLKITKARLEDSGKYLCWVNNTAGEETIQVSLTVTAPLTAHLQPQVQTVDVDKDAQFQCIVSGHPVHDVNWLHDGKPILRDNRLEILTDPARLIIKKVQKDDPGMYQCFVSNEWEQIQSTAELQLGDASPELLYWFSEQTLQPGPTVSLKCVATGNPLPQFTWSLDGFPIPDSSRFLVGQYVTIHDDVISHVNISNVKEEDGGEYSCTAQNAIGKVSHSAKVNIYGLPYIREMPKITGISGSDLIVKCPVAGYPIDKIHWERDGQTLPINRRQRAYNNGTLIIEQLQRLEDAGTYTCMAQNKQKQTSRRNVEIQVLVPPKIMPIQAMTNMLREGMREAISCQILEGDLPVSFRWERNGKPLIGTGNEVFRRLDEYSASLVIEHIASDHSGNYTCIASNVAGTERFTVPLTVNVPPKWILEPKDSSAQSGTDVLVHCQSAGYPKPTITWKKAIGPTPGEYKDFLYEPSVQLFPNGTIYFKKISKESQGHFLCEAKNNIGSGVSKVIFLKVNVPAHFPTKTKQISVAKGKQVHVQCNVQGDNPIDFKWKIQATQQYLDESLDSRYTIRDQVLDDGMVSELGISHTYRQDTGIYICHANNAFGQDEMSIQLIVQEVPEQPKNLRINSQQSRSLQLTWSQPFAGNSPIEQYHIYYKQISGESNHTQLGVAVPLNRHAFPPADIWQNAEHIDIGGAQTVVNIQQLRPAKAYHIRMSAENKLGASEYSEVVQVTTLEEVPSGPPLQVRAEAKSSTEISVTWDAPERDHWNGILLGYYVGYQMSLTPEDKEVNPTQGFSFKTVEVRSHFGGETVLTNLNKFTQYHVIVQAYTSQGSGPPSKEIAVQTMEDVPSSPPESPQCDVLGSTSIYITWSPPDIDGQNGKIKGYKVFYISVDELYETEPEVVKSTNQYVTIENLRKYTNYTVWVLAYTKVGDGMKTKPFYCRTHEDVPSAPQAIKAIPASSTKIIISWLPPDLPNGDITGYTFYMSMLEGGREEGTHKRLLGPYVEMHETVRTQESATYQFWLTASTKMGEGEKTQVVTVPPNNKVPARIVSFSQRIVTPWKEHLELPCRKVGAPAPVTIWRQDGHNMETSARKTIAKNGTLYLRECQASDAGNYTCSVENTWGKDEIVYNIVVKVPPEAPNLTVVSSYTDSLHLEWLDNSHGGSPILGYVINYKRDNGDWEELQVDAKTNSHLLSNLWCGTRYQLYITAYNKIGTGLPCDIVNSYTKGNSPVQPKHSQMITNNSTSVTCWLDSWGDGGCGILYFMIESRVYGRSTWNVVSNHIPPTERIYTVSDLVPGTKYQLKVTAHNNAGSTTAVYNFTTLSPQGVLYNSDHSTPVSHLSDLPFYANFKLLLPICISLLMLLALVAAALFLRKRKLSNQARLASSSMSESPSLANLQNKQNRDQQYLAVRCNPTNSAPRGSNSNDSGSFGKAEGNEYIEDICPYATFQLNKQTYSESSYSGNVYSGPYHSVRGSFVYHDVKPESYHSKEPEYTKVRRKVGRLRDPHSESQEYDTLGSESDNDVSARALNSAKYRAQRDTQDETSSSSETTPTSMTRKSKPPFAARKSGKPGTGGKRHVRSSSGYSSHNEETTFSISNYPPNYQDHINPPARFSDANDKTAKTQTSPRMRANQKLQREAFQINV is encoded by the exons TTGTCAACCAGAAGTACACGGTGCAGGTGCACGACGAATACGTGATGACGGGCAACACGGCGGTGCTGAAATGTCAG GTGCCCAGCTACATGTCGGAATTTGTAATGGTCACCGCCTGGGTGCAGGATACGGGCATGCATCTGTATCCAAACACGGACATTGGCGGCAAGTACACGGTCCTATCCAATGGCGAATTGTACATAAATAATGCGGGACCCAATGATGCGTACAAAAGCTACACATGCCGCACTGTAAATAGACTGACAG gtgaaatacaaatttcgaCATATCCCGGCCGCATTATTGTAACCGAGCCCAAGGGCATGGTACAGCCACGCATTAACGTCGAGAAGCATTCGATGCGGCATGTCGTCCTTAATGGCCAAACAACGTTGCCGTGCATTGCTCAAGGACATCCGGTGCCGACATATCG TTGGTTCAAGGAGGAGAACGaacagctgctgccgttgcagcTCAGCGAACGCATAACCATTGTATCTGCGGGTCTCTTGAAAATCACCAAG GCCCGTCTCGAGGACAGCGGCAAATATCTGTGCTGGGTCAATAATACGGCGGGCGAGGAGACCATCCAAGTGTCGCTCACGGTGACAG CTCCGTTGACCGCACATCTGCAGCCGCAGGTGCAGACCGTTGATGTGGACAAAGATGCACAATTCCAATGCATTGTCTCTGGCCATCCCGTGCACGATGTCAACTGGCTGCACGACGGCAAGCCCATATTGCGCGACAATCGCCTTGAG ATACTCACGGATCCGGCGCGATTAATCATTAAGAAGGTGCAAAAGGATGATCCGGGCATGTATCAGTGCTTTGTGTCCAACGAATGGGAGCAAATCCAATCAACTGCTGAGCTTCAGCTGGGCG ATGCTTCGCCGGAACTGCTTTATTGGTTTTCGGAGCAAACACTGCAGCCGGGTCCAACGGTATCATTGAAATGCGTTGCCACCGGAAATCCACTGCCGCAATTTACATGGTCTTTGGACGGATTTCCG ATACCAGACAGTTCTCGCTTTTTAGTGGGTCAATATGTTACCATACACGACGATGTCATCAGCCATGTGAATATCTCAAATGTCAAGGAGGAGGATGGCGGCGAGTACTCCTGCACGGCGCAGAACGCGATTGGCAA GGTCTCGCATAGCGCCAAAGTGAACATCTATGGACTGCCTTACATACgggaaatgccaaaaataacgGGAATCTCTGGCTCTGATTTGATTGTTAAATGTCCTGTGGCTGGTTATCCCATCGATAAAATACACTGGGAGCGCG ATGGCCAAACCCTGCCCATAAATCGACGACAGCGAGCCTATAACAATGGCACCTTAATTATTGAACAGCTGCAGCGACTGGAGGATGCGGGCACGTACACGTGCATGGCCCAAAACAAGCAGAAGCAGACATCCAGGCGGAACGTCGAGATCCAAGTCTTGG TGCCACCAAAAATCATGCCCATTCAGGCCATGACGAATATGCTGCGCGAGGGCATGCGGGAGGCCATATCCTGCCAGATACTCGAGGGCGATTTGCCGGTCAGCTTTCGATGGGAGCGCAATGGCAAGCCGCTTATAGGCACAGG CAATGAGGTGTTTCGCCGCCTGGACGAGTACTCGGCCAGTCTGGTCATCGAGCACATTGCCTCGGATCATTCCGGCAACTATACGTGCATAGCCAGCAATGTGGCGGGCACGGAGAGATTTACGGTGCCGCTGACAGTGAATGTGCCGCCCAAATGGATACTCGAGCCAAAGGATTCGAGCGCACAGTCTGGCACAGATGTGCTCGTGCACTGTCAGTCCGCCGGCTATCCGAAGCCGACTATAACATGGAAGAAGGCTATCGGGCCAACGCCCGGGGAGTACAAGGATTTCTTGTACGAGCCGAGCGTGCAGCTCTTTCCCAATGGCACCATCTACTTCAAGAAGATCAGCAAGGAGTCACAGGGACACTTTCTCTGCGAGGCCAAGAACAACATTGGGTCCGGCGTCAGCAAGGTGATTTTCCTTAAAGTCAATG TGCCCGCCCATTTTCCaacgaaaacgaaacaaatCTCTGTGGCCAAGGGCAAACAGGTGCACGTGCAGTGCAATGTGCAGGGCGACAATCCAATTGACTTCAAATGGAAAATCCAGGCAACGCAACAGTATCTTGACGAGTCGCTCGATTCACG CTACACAATAAGAGATCAAGTGCTCGACGACGGCATGGTCTCCGAATTGGGCATTTCGCACACATATCGCCAGGATACAGGCATTTATATCTGTCATGCCAACAATGCATTTGGACAG GACGAGATGTCCATACAGCTAATCGTGCAGGAGGTGCCGGAGCAGCCGAAGAATCTGCGCATCAATTCGCAGCAGTCGCGCAGCCTGCAGCTAACCTGGAGCCAGCCTTTTGCCGGCAACAGTCCCATCGAGCAGTATCACATCTACTACAAGCAAATCTCAGGTGAGTCCAACCACACACAACTGGGCGTGGCTGTTCCACTCAACAGACATGCCTTTCCCCCTGCAGACATCTGGCAGAATGCGGAGCACATTGACATAGGCGGAGCTCAGACTGTGGTCAACATACAGCAGCTGCGTCCGGCGAAGGCCTATCACATACGCATGTCGGCGGAGAATAAGCTGGGCGCCTCCGAGTACTCGGAGGTGGTGCAGGTAACCACGCTGGAGGAGGTGCCCTCCGGTCCGCCGTTGCAGGTGCGCGCCGAGGCCAAGAGCTCAACGGAAATATCTGTCACATGGGATGCACCGGAACGTGACCATTGGAATGGCATTCTGCTGGGCTACTATGTGGGCTATCAGATGTCATTGACGCCCGAGGACAAGGAGGTGAATCCAACGCAGGGCTTCAGCTTCAAGACGGTCGAGGTGCGCTCCCATTTCGGTGGCGAGACGGTGCTCACGAATCTCAACAAGTTCACCCAATACCATGTGATTGTCCAGGCCTACACCAGCCAGGGCAGCGGACCGCCCAGCAAGGAAATTGCTGTCCAAACAATGGAGGATG TGCCCTCGTCGCCGCCAGAGTCGCCGCAATGCGATGTGCTTGGCTCCACATCGATTTATATCACCTGGTCACCGCCGGATATTGACggacaaaatggcaaaatcaAGGGCTACAAAGTGTTTTACATATCGGTCGATGAGCTTTACG AAACGGAGCCGGAGGTTGTCAAGTCAACAAATCAATACGTCACCATTGAGAATCTGCGCAAATATACAAACTACACGGTTTGGGTATTGGCTTACACCAAAGTGGGCGATGGCATGAAAACCAAACCATTTTATTGCCGCACCCATGAGGATG TGCCCTCGGCGCCGCAAGCAATCAAGGCGATACCCGCGTCGAGCACCAAAATCATAATATCCTGGCTGCCGCCCGATCTGCCCAACGGTGACATC ACTGGCTACACGTTCTACATGTCCATGCTGGAGGGTGGCCGCGAGGAGGGCACACACAAGCGCCTGCTGGGACCCTATGTGGAAATGCACGAGACGGTGCGCACGCAGGAGTCGGCCACCTATCAGTTCTGGCTGACTGCATCCACCAAGATGGGCGAGGGCGAGAAGACACAGGTGGTGACGGTGCCGCCGAACAACAAGGTGCCCGCACGCATTGTCTCCTTTAGCCAGCGCATCGTGACGCCCTGGAAGGAGCATCTGGAGCTGCCGTGTCGTAAGGTGGGCGCTCCGGCGCCTGTGACCATTTGGCGCCAGGACGGGCACAACATGGAGACGAGCGCCCGCAAAACAATCGCCAAGAACGGCACGCTCTATTTGCGCGAATGCCAGGCCAGCGATGCGGGCAACTATACGTGCAGCGTGGAGAATACCTGGGGCAAGGATGAGATCGTCTACAATATTGTGGTCAAGGTGCCGCCCGAGGCGCCCAATCTAACGGTGGTTAGCAGCTACACGGACAGCCTGCATCTGGAGTGGCTGGACAATAGCCATGGCGGCAGTCCCATTCTGGGCTATGTCATCAACTACAAGCGCGACAACGGTGACTGGGAGGAGCTGCAGGTGGATGCCAAGACCAATTCGCATCTGCTCAGCAATTTGTGGTGCGGCACACGCTATCAGCTCTATATAACCGCCTACAACAAGATCGGCACCGGGCTGCCCTGCGACATTGTCAACTCCTACACCAAGGGCAATTCCCCCGTCCAGCCCAAGCACTCGCAGATGATAACGAACAACTCGACGAGCGTCACCTGTTGGCTCGACTCCTGGGGCGATGGCGGCTGCGGCATACTCTACTTTATGATCGAGTCACGCGTGTATGGCCGTTCCACCTGGAATGTCGTCTCCAATCATATTCCGCCCACCGAACGCATTTACACGGTCAGCGATCTGGTGCCGGGCACCAAATATCAGCTCAAGGTCACCGCCCACAACAACGCCGGCTCCACCACGGCCGTCTACAACTTTACTACGCTGTCCCCGCAGGGCG TGCTCTATAATAGTGATCACTCGACTCCTGTCTCCCATCTGAGCGATCTGCCCTTCTATGCGAATTTCAAGCTATTGCTGCCCATTTGCATTTcgttgttgatgctgctggcgctggtTGCCGCCGCCCTGTTTCTGCGCAAGCGGA AGCTCAGTAATCAGGCGCGTCTGGCCAGCTCCTCGATGTCAGAGTCGCCCTCCTTGGCCAATCTGCAGAACAAACAGAATCGCGATCAACAATATTTGGCTGTGCGCTGTAATCCCACCAACTCGGCGCCGCGTGGCTCCAATTCGAACGATTCGGGCAGCTTTGGCAAGGCCGAGGGTAATGAGTATATCGAGGATATTTGCCCCTACGCCACATTCCAGCTGAACAAACAAACCTACAGCGAGAGCTCCTACAGCGGCAACGTATACAGCGGTCCCTATCACTCGGTGCGCGGCTCCTTTGTCTATCACGATGTCAAGCCCGAGAGCTATCAT TCCAAGGAACCGGAGTATACGAAGGTGCGCCGAAAAGTGGGCCGCCTGCGCGATCCGCACTCCGAGAGCCAAG AATATGACACACTCGGCTCCGAGTCCGACAATGATGTGTCCGCGCGCGCTCTTAACTCGGCCAAATATCGCGCACAACGCG ACACACAAGATGAGACCTCCTCGTCATCGGAAACGACGCCCACCAGCATGACCCGCAAATCGAAGCCACCATTCGCGGCACGCAAGTCGGGCAAGCCGGGCACCGGCGGCAAGCGGCATGTGCGCAGCTCCAGCGGCTATTCGAGCCACAATGAGGAGACGACGTTTAG CATATCCAATTATCCACCAAACTATCAGGACCACATTAATCCACCGGCGCGTTTCTCGGATGCCAACGACAAGACAGCTAAAACCCAGACATCGCCACGTATGCGTGCCAATCAGAAACTGCAGCGGGAGGCATTCCAGATCAATGTCTAA
- the Dscam4 gene encoding cell adhesion molecule Dscam1 isoform X4, giving the protein MDLHSLFKAVLILYIIRAETSYIVNGLDLQGPIFLHEPPHRVEFSNNSGGLIECSGHGSPPPEVEWTPIPPQQDMVFQLSNGSMMFYPFTAEKYRHEVHATVYRCKLRNLVGTVLSREVHVRGVVNQKYTVQVHDEYVMTGNTAVLKCQVPSYMSEFVMVTAWVQDTGMHLYPNTDIGGKYTVLSNGELYINNAGPNDAYKSYTCRTVNRLTGEIQISTYPGRIIVTEPKGMVQPRINVEKHSMRHVVLNGQTTLPCIAQGHPVPTYRWFKEENEQLLPLQLSERITIVSAGLLKITKARLEDSGKYLCWVNNTAGEETIQVSLTVTAPLTAHLQPQVQTVDVDKDAQFQCIVSGHPVHDVNWLHDGKPILRDNRLEILTDPARLIIKKVQKDDPGMYQCFVSNEWEQIQSTAELQLGDASPELLYWFSEQTLQPGPTVSLKCVATGNPLPQFTWSLDGFPIPDSSRFLVGQYVTIHDDVISHVNISNVKEEDGGEYSCTAQNAIGKVSHSAKVNIYGLPYIREMPKITGISGSDLIVKCPVAGYPIDKIHWERDGQTLPINRRQRAYNNGTLIIEQLQRLEDAGTYTCMAQNKQKQTSRRNVEIQVLVPPKIMPIQAMTNMLREGMREAISCQILEGDLPVSFRWERNGKPLIGTGNEVFRRLDEYSASLVIEHIASDHSGNYTCIASNVAGTERFTVPLTVNVPPKWILEPKDSSAQSGTDVLVHCQSAGYPKPTITWKKAIGPTPGEYKDFLYEPSVQLFPNGTIYFKKISKESQGHFLCEAKNNIGSGVSKVIFLKVNVPAHFPTKTKQISVAKGKQVHVQCNVQGDNPIDFKWKIQATQQYLDESLDSRYTIRDQVLDDGMVSELGISHTYRQDTGIYICHANNAFGQDEMSIQLIVQEVPEQPKNLRINSQQSRSLQLTWSQPFAGNSPIEQYHIYYKQISDIWQNAEHIDIGGAQTVVNIQQLRPAKAYHIRMSAENKLGASEYSEVVQVTTLEEVPSGPPLQVRAEAKSSTEISVTWDAPERDHWNGILLGYYVGYQMSLTPEDKEVNPTQGFSFKTVEVRSHFGGETVLTNLNKFTQYHVIVQAYTSQGSGPPSKEIAVQTMEDVPSSPPESPQCDVLGSTSIYITWSPPDIDGQNGKIKGYKVFYISVDELYETEPEVVKSTNQYVTIENLRKYTNYTVWVLAYTKVGDGMKTKPFYCRTHEDVPSAPQAIKAIPASSTKIIISWLPPDLPNGDITGYTFYMSMLEGGREEGTHKRLLGPYVEMHETVRTQESATYQFWLTASTKMGEGEKTQVVTVPPNNKVPARIVSFSQRIVTPWKEHLELPCRKVGAPAPVTIWRQDGHNMETSARKTIAKNGTLYLRECQASDAGNYTCSVENTWGKDEIVYNIVVKVPPEAPNLTVVSSYTDSLHLEWLDNSHGGSPILGYVINYKRDNGDWEELQVDAKTNSHLLSNLWCGTRYQLYITAYNKIGTGLPCDIVNSYTKGNSPVQPKHSQMITNNSTSVTCWLDSWGDGGCGILYFMIESRVYGRSTWNVVSNHIPPTERIYTVSDLVPGTKYQLKVTAHNNAGSTTAVYNFTTLSPQGVLYNSDHSTPVSHLSDLPFYANFKLLLPICISLLMLLALVAAALFLRKRILLPTELSNQARLASSSMSESPSLANLQNKQNRDQQYLAVRCNPTNSAPRGSNSNDSGSFGKAEGNEYIEDICPYATFQLNKQTYSESSYSGNVYSGPYHSVRGSFVYHDVKPESYHSKEPEYTKVRRKVGRLRDPHSESQESDNPGSTDSEVRKILTLHIPITEYDTLGSESDNDVSARALNSAKYRAQRDTQDETSSSSETTPTSMTRKSKPPFAARKSGKPGTGGKRHVRSSSGYSSHNEETTFRTLYV; this is encoded by the exons TTGTCAACCAGAAGTACACGGTGCAGGTGCACGACGAATACGTGATGACGGGCAACACGGCGGTGCTGAAATGTCAG GTGCCCAGCTACATGTCGGAATTTGTAATGGTCACCGCCTGGGTGCAGGATACGGGCATGCATCTGTATCCAAACACGGACATTGGCGGCAAGTACACGGTCCTATCCAATGGCGAATTGTACATAAATAATGCGGGACCCAATGATGCGTACAAAAGCTACACATGCCGCACTGTAAATAGACTGACAG gtgaaatacaaatttcgaCATATCCCGGCCGCATTATTGTAACCGAGCCCAAGGGCATGGTACAGCCACGCATTAACGTCGAGAAGCATTCGATGCGGCATGTCGTCCTTAATGGCCAAACAACGTTGCCGTGCATTGCTCAAGGACATCCGGTGCCGACATATCG TTGGTTCAAGGAGGAGAACGaacagctgctgccgttgcagcTCAGCGAACGCATAACCATTGTATCTGCGGGTCTCTTGAAAATCACCAAG GCCCGTCTCGAGGACAGCGGCAAATATCTGTGCTGGGTCAATAATACGGCGGGCGAGGAGACCATCCAAGTGTCGCTCACGGTGACAG CTCCGTTGACCGCACATCTGCAGCCGCAGGTGCAGACCGTTGATGTGGACAAAGATGCACAATTCCAATGCATTGTCTCTGGCCATCCCGTGCACGATGTCAACTGGCTGCACGACGGCAAGCCCATATTGCGCGACAATCGCCTTGAG ATACTCACGGATCCGGCGCGATTAATCATTAAGAAGGTGCAAAAGGATGATCCGGGCATGTATCAGTGCTTTGTGTCCAACGAATGGGAGCAAATCCAATCAACTGCTGAGCTTCAGCTGGGCG ATGCTTCGCCGGAACTGCTTTATTGGTTTTCGGAGCAAACACTGCAGCCGGGTCCAACGGTATCATTGAAATGCGTTGCCACCGGAAATCCACTGCCGCAATTTACATGGTCTTTGGACGGATTTCCG ATACCAGACAGTTCTCGCTTTTTAGTGGGTCAATATGTTACCATACACGACGATGTCATCAGCCATGTGAATATCTCAAATGTCAAGGAGGAGGATGGCGGCGAGTACTCCTGCACGGCGCAGAACGCGATTGGCAA GGTCTCGCATAGCGCCAAAGTGAACATCTATGGACTGCCTTACATACgggaaatgccaaaaataacgGGAATCTCTGGCTCTGATTTGATTGTTAAATGTCCTGTGGCTGGTTATCCCATCGATAAAATACACTGGGAGCGCG ATGGCCAAACCCTGCCCATAAATCGACGACAGCGAGCCTATAACAATGGCACCTTAATTATTGAACAGCTGCAGCGACTGGAGGATGCGGGCACGTACACGTGCATGGCCCAAAACAAGCAGAAGCAGACATCCAGGCGGAACGTCGAGATCCAAGTCTTGG TGCCACCAAAAATCATGCCCATTCAGGCCATGACGAATATGCTGCGCGAGGGCATGCGGGAGGCCATATCCTGCCAGATACTCGAGGGCGATTTGCCGGTCAGCTTTCGATGGGAGCGCAATGGCAAGCCGCTTATAGGCACAGG CAATGAGGTGTTTCGCCGCCTGGACGAGTACTCGGCCAGTCTGGTCATCGAGCACATTGCCTCGGATCATTCCGGCAACTATACGTGCATAGCCAGCAATGTGGCGGGCACGGAGAGATTTACGGTGCCGCTGACAGTGAATGTGCCGCCCAAATGGATACTCGAGCCAAAGGATTCGAGCGCACAGTCTGGCACAGATGTGCTCGTGCACTGTCAGTCCGCCGGCTATCCGAAGCCGACTATAACATGGAAGAAGGCTATCGGGCCAACGCCCGGGGAGTACAAGGATTTCTTGTACGAGCCGAGCGTGCAGCTCTTTCCCAATGGCACCATCTACTTCAAGAAGATCAGCAAGGAGTCACAGGGACACTTTCTCTGCGAGGCCAAGAACAACATTGGGTCCGGCGTCAGCAAGGTGATTTTCCTTAAAGTCAATG TGCCCGCCCATTTTCCaacgaaaacgaaacaaatCTCTGTGGCCAAGGGCAAACAGGTGCACGTGCAGTGCAATGTGCAGGGCGACAATCCAATTGACTTCAAATGGAAAATCCAGGCAACGCAACAGTATCTTGACGAGTCGCTCGATTCACG CTACACAATAAGAGATCAAGTGCTCGACGACGGCATGGTCTCCGAATTGGGCATTTCGCACACATATCGCCAGGATACAGGCATTTATATCTGTCATGCCAACAATGCATTTGGACAG GACGAGATGTCCATACAGCTAATCGTGCAGGAGGTGCCGGAGCAGCCGAAGAATCTGCGCATCAATTCGCAGCAGTCGCGCAGCCTGCAGCTAACCTGGAGCCAGCCTTTTGCCGGCAACAGTCCCATCGAGCAGTATCACATCTACTACAAGCAAATCTCAG ACATCTGGCAGAATGCGGAGCACATTGACATAGGCGGAGCTCAGACTGTGGTCAACATACAGCAGCTGCGTCCGGCGAAGGCCTATCACATACGCATGTCGGCGGAGAATAAGCTGGGCGCCTCCGAGTACTCGGAGGTGGTGCAGGTAACCACGCTGGAGGAGGTGCCCTCCGGTCCGCCGTTGCAGGTGCGCGCCGAGGCCAAGAGCTCAACGGAAATATCTGTCACATGGGATGCACCGGAACGTGACCATTGGAATGGCATTCTGCTGGGCTACTATGTGGGCTATCAGATGTCATTGACGCCCGAGGACAAGGAGGTGAATCCAACGCAGGGCTTCAGCTTCAAGACGGTCGAGGTGCGCTCCCATTTCGGTGGCGAGACGGTGCTCACGAATCTCAACAAGTTCACCCAATACCATGTGATTGTCCAGGCCTACACCAGCCAGGGCAGCGGACCGCCCAGCAAGGAAATTGCTGTCCAAACAATGGAGGATG TGCCCTCGTCGCCGCCAGAGTCGCCGCAATGCGATGTGCTTGGCTCCACATCGATTTATATCACCTGGTCACCGCCGGATATTGACggacaaaatggcaaaatcaAGGGCTACAAAGTGTTTTACATATCGGTCGATGAGCTTTACG AAACGGAGCCGGAGGTTGTCAAGTCAACAAATCAATACGTCACCATTGAGAATCTGCGCAAATATACAAACTACACGGTTTGGGTATTGGCTTACACCAAAGTGGGCGATGGCATGAAAACCAAACCATTTTATTGCCGCACCCATGAGGATG TGCCCTCGGCGCCGCAAGCAATCAAGGCGATACCCGCGTCGAGCACCAAAATCATAATATCCTGGCTGCCGCCCGATCTGCCCAACGGTGACATC ACTGGCTACACGTTCTACATGTCCATGCTGGAGGGTGGCCGCGAGGAGGGCACACACAAGCGCCTGCTGGGACCCTATGTGGAAATGCACGAGACGGTGCGCACGCAGGAGTCGGCCACCTATCAGTTCTGGCTGACTGCATCCACCAAGATGGGCGAGGGCGAGAAGACACAGGTGGTGACGGTGCCGCCGAACAACAAGGTGCCCGCACGCATTGTCTCCTTTAGCCAGCGCATCGTGACGCCCTGGAAGGAGCATCTGGAGCTGCCGTGTCGTAAGGTGGGCGCTCCGGCGCCTGTGACCATTTGGCGCCAGGACGGGCACAACATGGAGACGAGCGCCCGCAAAACAATCGCCAAGAACGGCACGCTCTATTTGCGCGAATGCCAGGCCAGCGATGCGGGCAACTATACGTGCAGCGTGGAGAATACCTGGGGCAAGGATGAGATCGTCTACAATATTGTGGTCAAGGTGCCGCCCGAGGCGCCCAATCTAACGGTGGTTAGCAGCTACACGGACAGCCTGCATCTGGAGTGGCTGGACAATAGCCATGGCGGCAGTCCCATTCTGGGCTATGTCATCAACTACAAGCGCGACAACGGTGACTGGGAGGAGCTGCAGGTGGATGCCAAGACCAATTCGCATCTGCTCAGCAATTTGTGGTGCGGCACACGCTATCAGCTCTATATAACCGCCTACAACAAGATCGGCACCGGGCTGCCCTGCGACATTGTCAACTCCTACACCAAGGGCAATTCCCCCGTCCAGCCCAAGCACTCGCAGATGATAACGAACAACTCGACGAGCGTCACCTGTTGGCTCGACTCCTGGGGCGATGGCGGCTGCGGCATACTCTACTTTATGATCGAGTCACGCGTGTATGGCCGTTCCACCTGGAATGTCGTCTCCAATCATATTCCGCCCACCGAACGCATTTACACGGTCAGCGATCTGGTGCCGGGCACCAAATATCAGCTCAAGGTCACCGCCCACAACAACGCCGGCTCCACCACGGCCGTCTACAACTTTACTACGCTGTCCCCGCAGGGCG TGCTCTATAATAGTGATCACTCGACTCCTGTCTCCCATCTGAGCGATCTGCCCTTCTATGCGAATTTCAAGCTATTGCTGCCCATTTGCATTTcgttgttgatgctgctggcgctggtTGCCGCCGCCCTGTTTCTGCGCAAGCGGA TTCTCTTGCCCACAGAGCTCAGTAATCAGGCGCGTCTGGCCAGCTCCTCGATGTCAGAGTCGCCCTCCTTGGCCAATCTGCAGAACAAACAGAATCGCGATCAACAATATTTGGCTGTGCGCTGTAATCCCACCAACTCGGCGCCGCGTGGCTCCAATTCGAACGATTCGGGCAGCTTTGGCAAGGCCGAGGGTAATGAGTATATCGAGGATATTTGCCCCTACGCCACATTCCAGCTGAACAAACAAACCTACAGCGAGAGCTCCTACAGCGGCAACGTATACAGCGGTCCCTATCACTCGGTGCGCGGCTCCTTTGTCTATCACGATGTCAAGCCCGAGAGCTATCAT TCCAAGGAACCGGAGTATACGAAGGTGCGCCGAAAAGTGGGCCGCCTGCGCGATCCGCACTCCGAGAGCCAAG AATCGGACAATCCAGGTTCAACAGATTCCGAAGTTAGGAAAATCCTAACGCTTCACATACCAATTACAGAATATGACACACTCGGCTCCGAGTCCGACAATGATGTGTCCGCGCGCGCTCTTAACTCGGCCAAATATCGCGCACAACGCG ACACACAAGATGAGACCTCCTCGTCATCGGAAACGACGCCCACCAGCATGACCCGCAAATCGAAGCCACCATTCGCGGCACGCAAGTCGGGCAAGCCGGGCACCGGCGGCAAGCGGCATGTGCGCAGCTCCAGCGGCTATTCGAGCCACAATGAGGAGACGACGTTTAG AACCCTGTACGTTTAG